A part of Periophthalmus magnuspinnatus isolate fPerMag1 chromosome 14, fPerMag1.2.pri, whole genome shotgun sequence genomic DNA contains:
- the dlb gene encoding delta-like protein B — MAQLYLRYLLALVLVNTVLSSGVFELKIHSFHTAHRICRKHRDCHIFFRICLKHPEDVISAEPPCTFGTGHTNVIRADHTSISSSAPIRVPFHFKWPGTFSLIIEAWNAESQTEYTENQNNLVSRLATRRRLAIGEDWSQDVHFGEQSELRYSYHVFCDEYYFGDGCADYCRPRDDTLGHYTCDEEGNRICLEGWKGNYCSEPICSADCSEKHGYCEAPGGCTCRMGWQGPSCTECVRYPGCLHGTCSQPWQCNCQEGWGGLFCDQDLNYCTNHKPCANGATCTNTGQGSYTCTCRPGYGGTNCELETNECDSNPCKNGGSCNDLENDYSCTCPQGFYGKNCEIIAMTCADGPCFNGGTCVETMTGGYTCSCPNSYTGSNCEKKLDRCSNKPCMNGGECLDLGQSILCRCQAGFTGANCQVNIDDCASSPCQNAGTCQDGVNDYTCSCTLGYTGKNCSVRSDACGERPCQNGGTCFTHFSGPVCQCPKGFMGPSCEFTLQPPFKPALLQTSQPSSATVTVSCILSVLVLVLVVAIIFLRRRRRLHGRKPLSDIAVYNDFETANNQSSERDAFLGPNGLFKISNSTARLSLTLCPDGRPGYRHSPAESSLSRGDRQDFMWRDESAPGLR, encoded by the exons ATGGCTCAACTTTATCTGAGATACCTCTTGGCTCTTGTGCTCGTCAACACT GTTTTGTCTTCCGGAGTGTTCGAGCTCAAGATCCACTCGTTCCACACCGCGCACCGCATCTGCAGAAAGCACAGGGACTGTCACATTTTCTTCAGAATCTGCCTGAAACACCCCGAGGACGTGATCTCCGCTGAGCCTCCATGCACCTTTGGCACCGGACACACCAATGTCATCCGCGCCGACCACACGTCCATCTCCAGCAGCGCACCAATCAGAGTGCCTTTTCACTTCAAATGGCCT GGAACATTTTCACTGATTATTGAAGCTTGGAATGCAGAATCTCAGACTGAATACACAG AAAACCAGAACAATTTGGTGAGCCGCCTTGCCACCAGGAGGAGACTGGCCATCGGAGAAGACTGGTCCCAGGATGTCCACTTCGGAGAGCAGAGCGAGCTGCGTTACTCCTACCATGTGTTTTGTGATGAGTACTACTTTGGGGATGGCTGTGCGGACTACTGCAGGCCTCGTGATGATACTCTGGGGCACTACACCTGTGATGAAGAAGGCAACCGCATCTGTCTGGAGGGATGGAAGGGAAACTACTGCTCTGAGC CCATCTGCTCAGCGGACTGCAGCGAGAAGCACGGCTACTGTGAGGCCCCTGGGGGCTGTACATGTCGCATGGGCTGGCAGGGCCCCTCCTGCACAGAGTGTGTGCGCTACCCGGGATGTCTGCATGGGACCTGCAGCCAGCCATGGCAGTGCAACTGTCAGGAGGGATGGGGTGGACTCTTCTGTGACCAGGACCTCAACTACTGTACCAACCACAAGCCCTGTGCCAACGGAGCCACCTGCACCAACACAGGGCAGGGCAGCTACACCTGCACCTGTCGCCCTGGATACGGAGGCACCAACTGTGAGCTGGAGACCAACGAGTGCGACAGCAACCCCTGCAAGAACGGAGGCAGCTGTAAT gaTCTGGAGAATGATTACTCTTGCACCTGTCCTCAAGGTTTCTATGGTAAAAACTGTGAGATCATCGCAATGACCTGTGCGGATGGCCCCTGCTTTAACGGAGGCACCTGTGTGGAGACTATGACCGGAGGATACACCTGCAGCTGCCCCAACAGTTACACTGGCTCCAACTGTGAGAAGAAGTTAGACCGCTGCAGCAACAAGCCCTGCATGAACG GAGGTGAGTGCTTGGATCTTGGCCAGAGCATCTTGTGCCGGTGCCAGGCTGGTTTCACTGGTGCCAATTGTCAGGTGAACATCGACGATTGCGCCTCCAGCCCATGCCAAAATGCGGGCACATGCCAGGATGGTGTGAATGACTACACCTGCTCCTGCACACTGGGCTACACTGGCAAGAACTGCAGTGTCCGCTCCGACGCCTGTGGGGAGAGGCCATGTCAGAACGGAGGCACCTGCTTCACTCACTTCTCTGGACCAGTGTGCCAGTGCCCCAAAGGCTTCATGGGCCCAAGCTGCGAGTTCACCCTGCAACCACCCTTCAAACCAGCGCTTCTCCAGACATCCCAGCCCTCCTCTGCCACTGTCACCGTCTCCTGTATCCTGTCCGTCCTGGTTCTTGTGCTAGTGGTCGCTATCATCTTCTTGAGAAGGCGTCGCCGGCTCCACGGAAGAAAACCACTGAGCGACATCGCAGTTTACAATGACTTCGAGACTGCCAACAACCAGAGCAGTGAGAGGGATGCTTTCCTGGGACCCAACGGTTTGTTTAAGATCAGCAACAGCACAGCCCGACTCAGCCTCACCTTATGCCCAGATGGGAGGCCCGGATACAGGCATAGCCCAGCGGAGAGCAGCCTGTCCAGAGGAGATAGGCAGGACTTTATGTGGAGGGATGAGTCTGCGCCAGGGCTCAGATGA
- the ppp1r14aa gene encoding protein phosphatase 1, regulatory (inhibitor) subunit 14Aa, with amino-acid sequence MAADRCGSPPLDHGTDGDQALEFDPEFDELYGGNVPKRQARVTVKYNRKELQRRLDVEKWIDECLDQLYSGQESDMPEEVNIDELIEMPNDEERVKKLQEVFQKCHNNTESFIQELVVKLEGMHKQEELQTVGIEHPVISHGHYRHEPYHFNSPHHQGPNKTL; translated from the exons ATGGCCGCAGACCGGTGTGGGAGTCCCCCTCTGGACCACGGGACAGACGGCGACCAAGCTCTGGAGTTTGATCCAGAGTTTGACGAGCTGTATGGAGGCAACGTACCCAAGAGACAAGCGCGAGTTACGGTCAAGTACAACCGGAAAGAGCTGCAGAGGAGACTGGATGTGGAGAAGTGGATTGACGAGTGTCTTGACCAGCTGTACTCCGGACAG GAGAGTGACATGCCAGAGGAGGTGAACATTGACGAGCTTATTGAGATGCCAAATGATGAAGAAAGGGTCAAGAAATTACAG gaGGTTTTCCAGAAGTGCCATAACAACACAGAG AGCTTCATCCAAGAGCTGGTGGTGAAACTGGAGGGAATGCACAAACAGGAGGAGCTGCAGACTGTTGGCATCGAGCATCCGGTCATCTCCCACGGTCACTATCGCCACGAGCCGTACCACTTCAACAGCCCACACCACCAGGGACCCAACAAGACCCTTTAG
- the exoc3l2a gene encoding tumor necrosis factor alpha-induced protein 2, giving the protein MPILKKLPGRSKSCHEFPRVNGELILPKLDLDWRDLNDLNDLKDFNDLKDLNKNLNPFEDIDLDEDDKNADMGLIMGDNQFKPRRDGEEEENEVNTERHGAGNPKAKPLKGTLERICGVSPLKTLGKLGKGLRISGRNVWSTNTAQYSPGDSNTLPTEREKRKGVRRSSEGKIMTLLRFTGRRREERRESLPCGDLSINIEAEACRRPSFLRIVSLGKLKRESMSDKGSQEGSEETVEEEPMVKTREPLSVLEILQLVNHRDLLLADTHMQELERECELLSQLPASSSPSLTPTTCPSTPPGLFPLSAQALEDSLSSNATLDSSRRKVKDVELLYEALQKEMWDVVRESLRQPSAGPNLGLVVLVIQQEEHADAAWAFREDTKPEREGLQSQPSHRPRRFKLKWRQAVAEAADWSLPLQMDTTAGQLANYLDRLRSRMVDDLDAARRNAVGIYPEEFSAFQVYVESYHKAVAKRLRTITSGPLQITDVYSLLDWFYNIYNRDVLGYIGSKTPINYSSLEAILSQDTVDRLEQDCLNLVKDNVTTELIHILDDEERRWAQTLHIEEYQCQLARSVIQRLKVDLDRSTSVNQFLGARVARCSLIGLADFLYNFQRKVEMFHDSQAEFGDRGDGYVSRTIALVNCCPPLRSFVERCRQCDPQSSEDTAQRANSSMDRIINQSVRVLADRLFENIRPFFDKLIKRKWLNNTEAFEAIEAGIKQHFKKFRRMDPPPYQTLVGEVHRRVMVEYVRAIMRGRIFCTSSKMRKRMAFRLQDEAKQLKGLFKDLESPASWLDSILCHLADIILLEDTPSIQVEVAVLVKEFPDIRKKHVSTLLNVRGMTRQAERQEILNIVKDFECSSSLLSRDHALFSDIPITSEVHCLSLGLRRLTMTVTNWFSEQRVRRSHRASVRNSAPPPHEAHSMEDRGHRED; this is encoded by the exons ATGCCCATTTTGAAAAAGCTCCCAGGGAGGTCCAAAAGCTGCCACGAATTTCCGCGAGTCAATGGAGAACTAATCCTACCCAAGCTGGACTTGGACTGGAGGGACTTGAATGATCTGAACGACCTGAAAGATTTCAACGACTTAAAAGACCTCAACAAGAACTTAAACCCTTTCGAAGACATTGATTTGGACGAAGACGACAAAAACGCAGACATGGGCCTTATCATGGGGGACAACCAGTTCAAACCCAGACGTgacggggaggaggaggagaatgagGTGAACACAGAGCGACACGGAGCAGGCAACCCCAAAGCCAAGCCTCTGAAGGGGACACTGGAGAGGATCTGTGGTGTGTCTCCCCTCAAAACGCTGGGGAAGTTGGGGAAGGGGCTTCGGATATCCGGGCGTAATGTGTGGAGCACCAACACAGCCCAGTACAGCCCGGGGGATTCAAACACACTGCCCAccgagagggagaagaggaaggggGTTCGTCGAAGCTCTGAGGGGAAAATTATGACCTTGTTACG GTTTACGGGGAGGCGGAGAGAAGAGCGTAGAGAGAGCTTGCCCTGTGGGGACCTGAGCATAAACATAGAGGCGGAGGCGTGCAGGCGGCCATCCTTCCTCAGGATAGTCAGTCTGGGCAAACTGAAGAGAGAATCCATGTCGGACAAGGGCTCTCAGGAGGGCTCTGAGGAAACGGTGGAGGAGGAGCCTATGGTCAAAACTCGAGAGCCCCTTTCAG tcctggagaTTTTACAGTTGGTGAACCACCGAGACTTGCTACTGGCTGATACTCACATGCAGGAGCTTGAACGTGAGTGTGAGCTTCTGTCCCAGCTCCCAGCCTCCTCCAGTCCATCTCTTACCCCCACCACCTGCCCCAGCACCCCGCCCGGCCTGTTCCCATTGTCAGCACAGGCTTTGGAGGATTCGCTCAGCTCCAATGCCACGCTGGATTCCAGTCGGCGTAAGGTCAAAGATGTGGAGCTGCTATATGAAGCTCTGCAAAAGGAGATGTGGGACGTGGTCCGAGAGTCGCTCCGTCAGCCCAGCGCTGGCCCCAATCTGGGCCTGGTGGTGCTGGTGATCCAACAGGAAGAGCACGCAGATGCTGCCTGGGCCTTCAGAGAAGATACCAAACCAGAGCGAGAAGGCCTCCAGTCACAGCCAAGCCATCGCCCCAGGCGCTTCAAGCTGAAGTGGAGGCAGGCTGTGGCAGAGGCGGCCGATTGGAGCCTGCCCCTGCAGATGGACACCACGGCCGGGCAACTGGCCAACTACTTGGATCGTCTGCGCAGCCGCATGGTGGACGACCTGGACGCAGCACGGAGGAACGCTGTGGGCATTTACCCCGAGGAGTTTTCTGCTTTCCAGGTTTATGTGGAGAGTTACCACAAAGCAGTGGCTAAACGCCTGCGCACCATCACCAGTGGACCTCTGCAGATCACAGATGTCTACTCGCTGCTCGACTGGTTCTACAACATCTACAACAG aGATGTGCTCGGATACATTGGTTCAAAAACACCTATCAACTATTCATCACTGGAAGCCATTCTGTCTCAAGATACAGTGGATAGGCTGGAACAAGACTGCCTCAATCTTGTCAAg GACAATGTGACCACGGAGCTGATCCACATTTTGGATGACGAAGAGCGGAGGTGGGCCCAGACTCTGCACATAGAGGAGTATCAGTGCCAGCTGGCACGATCCGTCATACAG AGGTTAAAGGTGGACCTAGACAGATCCACATCTGTGAACCAATTTTTGGGTGCCAGAGTTGCTCGCTGTAGTCTGATTGGACTGGCTGACTTTCTCTACAA TTTTCAGAGGAAGGTGGAGATGTTCCATGACTCTCAGGCAGAGTTTGGAGACCGAGGGGATGGCTACGTGTCCAGGACAATTGCTCTGGTCAACTGTTGCCCTCCGCTTAG GTCATTTGTGGAGCGCTGCAGGCAGTGTGACCCACAGAGCAGCGAGGACACAGCCCAGAGAGCCAACTCCTCCATGGACAGAATCATCAACCAGTCTGTGAGGGTGCTGGCTGACAGACTGTTTGAAAATATCAGG CCTTTCTTTGATAAACTCATAAAGAGAAAGTGGTTAAACAACACAGAGGCATTTGAAGCCATTGAGGCCGGTATTAAACAGCACTTCAAGAAGTTCAGAAGAATGGACCCGCCACCGTACCAG ACACTGGTTGGCGAGGTGCACCGGCGCGTGATGGTAGAGTATGTGCGAGCAATTATGCGAGGACGGATCTTCTGCACATCATCCAAAATGAGGAAAAGGATGGCGTTTCGTCTACAAGATGAAGCCAAACAGCTGAAAGGACTCTTTAAGGACTTG GAGTCCCCTGCTTCTTGGTTGGACAGCATCCTCTGTCACCTGGCCGACATCATTCTCCTGGAGGACACGCCGTCCATTCAAGTGGAGGTTGCGGTGTTGGTGAAAGAGTTTCCAGATATACG GAAAAAGCATGTGTCGACGCTGTTAAATGTTCGTGGTATGACACGGCAGGCGGAGCGGCAGGAGATTTTGAACATTGTGAAGGACTTTGAATGCAGCAGCAGCCTCCTGTCCCGGGACCACGCCCTGTTCTCTGACATCCCCATCACCTCAGAAGTCCACTGCCTCAGTCTGGGTCTGCGGCGACTCACCATGACCGTCACCAACTGGTTTTCAGAGCAGCGCGTGAGGCGCAGCCACAGGGCCAGTGTCCGAAACTCTGCTCCTCCGCCTCACGAGGCCCACAGCATGGAGGACAGAGGCCATAGAGAGGATTAA